The Argonema galeatum A003/A1 genome includes a region encoding these proteins:
- a CDS encoding element excision factor XisI family protein, giving the protein MDNSLSYADILKKTLKEATIAQPRLQAIQLYPVCDVDSGHFLILATGWDKQRWIDTILFHAHLIDNKIVIEEDNFEEGLSQALIAAGIKAEDIVTSFFPDNSDSQRTYQTV; this is encoded by the coding sequence ATGGATAACTCACTAAGCTATGCAGATATCCTCAAAAAAACCCTGAAAGAAGCAACGATTGCCCAACCTCGTTTACAGGCGATCCAGCTTTACCCCGTCTGTGATGTCGATTCTGGTCACTTTCTGATTCTGGCTACAGGCTGGGATAAACAGCGGTGGATTGACACGATTCTGTTTCATGCTCATTTAATAGATAATAAGATTGTAATTGAAGAGGATAACTTCGAGGAAGGTCTAAGCCAAGCGCTGATTGCAGCGGGTATAAAAGCAGAGGATATCGTTACTAGCTTTTTCCCTGACAATAGCGATAGCCAGAGAACGTATCAGACAGTATAA
- a CDS encoding type II toxin-antitoxin system RelE/ParE family toxin → MKYVFHPEALAEYAEAVQYYAEQRSEVAQMFINAIEDAVYGIRESPTRWAIVDEDVWRCLTRKFPYSILYTSEQDYILILAVTHCSREPGYWKSRK, encoded by the coding sequence ATGAAGTATGTATTTCATCCTGAAGCACTTGCTGAATATGCTGAAGCTGTCCAATACTATGCAGAACAACGTTCTGAAGTAGCACAGATGTTCATTAATGCTATTGAGGATGCTGTGTATGGAATTAGGGAATCTCCGACTCGCTGGGCTATAGTTGATGAAGATGTTTGGCGATGTTTGACGCGGAAATTTCCCTATAGCATCCTTTACACGAGCGAGCAAGACTACATTTTGATTCTCGCAGTAACGCATTGCAGTCGAGAGCCTGGGTATTGGAAAAGCCGCAAATAA
- a CDS encoding addiction module protein, which translates to MRSIEQLTEELLSLPSASRALLAEKLAESLEFDIDPIIQAAWTTEAHKRRNEIRSGAVQAIPGDEALAQVRLLLDP; encoded by the coding sequence ATGCGGTCAATTGAACAACTAACAGAAGAGCTTTTATCTCTGCCTAGTGCATCAAGAGCGCTTTTGGCAGAAAAACTCGCAGAAAGTTTAGAATTCGATATCGATCCAATAATTCAGGCAGCTTGGACAACTGAGGCTCATAAACGACGTAACGAGATCCGAAGCGGTGCTGTGCAAGCAATTCCGGGGGATGAAGCCTTAGCTCAAGTGAGGCTGTTGCTTGACCCATGA
- a CDS encoding Uma2 family endonuclease, translating into MTQSLNPTTLPPAFPDHTQLPDSDGTFVKNFQEHPQSILLTDSLEATLQKLHPHGQYAIGQDCGIYWRETEPPERGAEAPDWFYIPNVPPLVDGEIRRSYVLWREYIVPLIAIEFASGNGSEERDNTPLSRLPEGVNQKPGKFWVYEQIVRIPYYAIYIIKTSELEVYNWVNTRYRRLEPNDRGHYPIDLMGVELGVWEGNYQNQAQRWLRWWDNQGNLLLTGSEQARLERLHTEQERQRADRAEQTQRDAIPQLLAMGLTVEQVAQALSMSVEDVQRLGLL; encoded by the coding sequence ATGACCCAAAGCCTCAACCCCACAACATTACCCCCCGCCTTTCCCGATCACACTCAACTCCCCGACTCCGACGGCACGTTTGTGAAAAACTTCCAAGAACATCCCCAGAGTATCCTACTCACCGACTCCCTGGAAGCCACACTGCAAAAGCTTCACCCCCACGGACAATATGCGATCGGGCAAGATTGTGGCATCTACTGGCGCGAAACAGAGCCTCCAGAACGCGGAGCCGAAGCCCCTGACTGGTTCTACATTCCCAACGTTCCACCCCTAGTAGACGGTGAAATTCGCCGCTCTTACGTCTTGTGGCGCGAGTATATTGTGCCATTGATTGCGATCGAATTTGCTAGTGGCAATGGTTCTGAAGAACGAGACAATACTCCCTTATCTCGCTTACCAGAAGGTGTCAACCAGAAACCGGGAAAGTTTTGGGTATATGAGCAGATTGTTCGGATTCCTTACTATGCGATATACATCATTAAAACGAGTGAATTGGAAGTCTATAACTGGGTGAATACTCGCTATCGCCGTTTGGAACCAAACGATCGCGGACATTACCCGATCGACCTGATGGGAGTAGAGTTAGGCGTCTGGGAAGGTAACTATCAAAATCAGGCCCAGCGATGGTTACGTTGGTGGGATAACCAGGGGAATTTATTGCTAACTGGTAGCGAACAAGCTAGACTCGAACGCCTCCATACCGAACAGGAACGCCAGCGGGCCGATCGCGCGGAGCAAACCCAACGGGATGCTATTCCCCAACTGCTGGCAATGGGTTTAACTGTAGAGCAAGTAGCTCAAGCGCTGTCGATGTCGGTGGAAGATGTGCAGAGATTGGGGTTGCTATAA
- a CDS encoding acetolactate synthase large subunit codes for MNTAELLVRCLENEGVKYIFGLPGEENLHVLEAIRHSSIQFITTRHEQGAAFMADVYGRLTGQAGVCLSTLGPGATNLMTGVADANLDGAPLVAITGQVGTDRMHKESHQYLDLVAMFAPVTKWNAQIVRPSIAPEVVRKAFKIAQTEKPGAVHIDVPENIAAMEVTGEPLSKGNLEKTFASFRSIEKAAEIISQATNPLILVGNGTIRANASQALTEFATKLNIPVANTFMAKGVIPYTHPLALWAVGLQLRDYINCGFDNTDLVIAIGYDLIEYSPKKWNPDAKIPIIHIGDTHAEIDSSYIPIVEVVGDISDSLDEILKRADRTDKPESYAMELRDDIRADYEKYANDDGFPIKPQKLVYDLRQVMRSEDIVICDVGAHKMWMARHYHSEEPNTCIISNGFAAMGIAIPGAIAAKLVAPQKQVVAVTGDGGFMMNCQELETALRIGTNFVTIIFNDGGYGLIEWKQQNQLGQSAFVKFGNPDFVKFAESMGLKGYRVESTADFIPILKTALAQNVPAVIDCPVDYRENLLFTQKAGELSCAI; via the coding sequence ATGAACACAGCGGAACTGTTGGTTCGTTGCCTGGAAAACGAAGGAGTAAAGTACATTTTTGGATTGCCAGGGGAAGAAAATCTCCACGTCCTAGAAGCGATCAGACATTCATCCATTCAATTTATCACTACCCGTCACGAACAAGGTGCCGCCTTCATGGCGGATGTCTACGGTCGTTTGACAGGACAAGCAGGAGTATGCCTTTCTACGCTGGGGCCTGGTGCAACCAACTTGATGACTGGTGTCGCTGATGCTAACTTAGATGGTGCGCCCCTTGTCGCAATTACCGGGCAAGTGGGAACAGACAGGATGCACAAAGAATCTCACCAATATCTCGATTTGGTCGCCATGTTTGCCCCGGTAACCAAATGGAATGCCCAGATTGTCAGACCCAGCATTGCACCAGAAGTTGTCCGCAAAGCGTTTAAAATTGCTCAGACAGAAAAACCAGGGGCTGTTCATATCGATGTGCCAGAAAACATTGCCGCTATGGAGGTAACGGGAGAACCACTCAGCAAGGGAAATTTGGAAAAAACTTTTGCTTCGTTTCGCAGTATTGAGAAAGCGGCAGAAATTATTTCCCAAGCTACTAATCCCTTAATTTTAGTGGGTAATGGAACTATTCGAGCTAACGCCAGTCAAGCTTTGACGGAATTTGCCACCAAATTGAATATTCCGGTAGCGAATACTTTTATGGCGAAAGGTGTGATTCCCTACACTCATCCTCTGGCATTGTGGGCGGTCGGATTGCAGTTGCGAGATTACATCAATTGTGGGTTTGATAACACAGATTTGGTAATTGCGATCGGTTATGACTTAATCGAATATTCGCCCAAAAAGTGGAATCCCGATGCCAAGATTCCGATTATCCATATTGGGGATACTCACGCGGAAATTGACAGCAGTTATATTCCCATTGTCGAAGTTGTAGGGGATATTTCGGATTCACTGGATGAAATTTTGAAACGGGCCGATCGCACGGACAAACCAGAATCCTATGCTATGGAATTGCGGGATGATATCCGCGCAGATTATGAAAAATATGCCAACGATGATGGTTTTCCCATTAAGCCGCAAAAGCTAGTATACGATCTGCGGCAAGTGATGCGATCGGAAGATATTGTCATCTGCGATGTTGGTGCCCACAAAATGTGGATGGCGCGGCACTATCACTCCGAAGAACCCAATACTTGCATTATATCCAATGGCTTTGCGGCGATGGGAATTGCGATTCCAGGTGCGATCGCAGCGAAGTTAGTCGCGCCCCAAAAGCAGGTGGTCGCTGTTACCGGCGACGGGGGATTTATGATGAATTGTCAAGAACTGGAAACAGCCCTCCGCATCGGCACTAATTTTGTTACCATCATTTTCAATGATGGCGGCTACGGCTTGATTGAGTGGAAGCAACAAAACCAATTGGGTCAATCAGCTTTTGTTAAATTTGGCAATCCCGATTTTGTCAAATTTGCCGAAAGTATGGGACTAAAAGGATACCGAGTGGAATCTACAGCGGACTTTATTCCTATTCTCAAAACTGCCCTTGCCCAAAACGTTCCTGCTGTGATTGATTGCCCGGTTGACTATCGAGAAAACCTCCTCTTTACTCAAAAAGCTGGTGAGTTGAGTTGCGCGATTTAA
- a CDS encoding DUF2283 domain-containing protein produces MKVTYDQETDSMTITLREVPIKESDEVYPNVILDIGYDDAIVRFEILSASKVVEKIPEMQVLVKE; encoded by the coding sequence ATGAAAGTAACCTATGACCAAGAAACTGATTCCATGACAATTACACTGCGCGAAGTTCCCATTAAAGAAAGCGACGAAGTTTACCCTAACGTTATTTTAGATATTGGCTATGATGACGCCATCGTTCGCTTTGAGATTTTGTCAGCATCAAAGGTTGTAGAAAAAATACCGGAAATGCAGGTTCTTGTCAAAGAATAA
- a CDS encoding NAD-dependent succinate-semialdehyde dehydrogenase codes for MGIATINPATGETLQSFEPLTEAEIEAKLDLAEKAFVDYRKTTIRQRAEWMNEAARILERDREDFAKIMTLEMGKPIKAAIAEVEKCALVCRYYAQQAAQFLADVPVATDASQSFVRYEPLGAILAVMPWNFPFWQVFRFAAPALMAGNVGLLKHASNVPQSALAIEEIIKQAGFPPGVFQTLLVGSDRVAAIIADDRVKAATLTGSEAAGASLAAAAGKHIKKTVLELGGSDPYIVLESADLEAAVSTGVAARMLNNGQSCIAAKRFILQEAIADEFEKRFLAKFQALKIGDPMNPDTDLGPLATPDILQDLDRLVQQSLEKGAKVLTGGKPLSDRPGNFYPATILTDFAPGSPAESEEFFGPVALLFRVKDIDEAIARANAIPFGLGASAWTTVEKERDRLISELEAGAVFINSLVKSDPRLPFGGIKRSGYGRELGVQGIHEFVNIKTVWVK; via the coding sequence ATGGGTATCGCCACTATAAATCCGGCAACGGGAGAAACGCTTCAAAGCTTTGAGCCGCTGACGGAAGCAGAAATAGAAGCGAAACTGGATCTGGCAGAAAAAGCGTTTGTGGATTACCGCAAGACGACAATAAGACAAAGAGCCGAGTGGATGAATGAAGCTGCTCGAATTCTAGAGCGCGATCGCGAAGATTTTGCCAAAATCATGACGCTGGAGATGGGTAAGCCGATTAAGGCTGCGATCGCCGAAGTTGAAAAATGTGCCTTGGTATGTCGCTACTACGCCCAACAAGCCGCCCAATTTCTGGCAGATGTCCCGGTGGCAACCGACGCCAGCCAAAGCTTTGTGCGATACGAGCCGCTAGGTGCAATTTTAGCAGTCATGCCCTGGAATTTCCCCTTCTGGCAAGTATTTCGGTTTGCCGCACCAGCACTGATGGCGGGTAATGTAGGATTGCTCAAACACGCATCCAACGTGCCTCAGTCTGCTTTAGCAATTGAGGAGATTATCAAACAAGCTGGTTTTCCACCAGGAGTGTTTCAAACGTTGTTGGTGGGATCGGATCGAGTCGCTGCTATAATTGCCGACGATCGCGTAAAAGCTGCCACCCTGACTGGAAGCGAGGCAGCTGGTGCGTCTCTCGCCGCCGCCGCCGGTAAACATATTAAAAAAACTGTCCTGGAATTGGGTGGAAGCGATCCGTATATTGTCCTGGAAAGTGCTGATTTGGAAGCAGCGGTTTCCACAGGTGTGGCGGCGCGGATGTTGAATAACGGACAATCTTGCATTGCGGCGAAACGCTTTATCCTACAGGAAGCGATCGCAGATGAATTTGAAAAACGTTTCCTAGCCAAATTCCAAGCCTTAAAAATTGGCGATCCCATGAATCCTGACACGGATCTCGGCCCTCTGGCCACCCCAGATATCCTTCAAGATCTAGATAGGCTAGTACAACAGAGCCTTGAGAAAGGAGCAAAAGTGCTTACGGGTGGAAAACCTTTGTCCGATCGTCCGGGAAACTTTTATCCTGCCACAATTTTGACAGATTTCGCACCGGGCAGCCCAGCCGAGAGCGAAGAGTTTTTTGGCCCAGTGGCACTCTTATTCAGGGTGAAGGATATTGACGAAGCGATCGCACGCGCTAATGCAATTCCTTTTGGACTGGGAGCCAGTGCCTGGACTACAGTAGAGAAAGAGCGCGATCGTTTAATTTCGGAACTAGAAGCGGGTGCAGTCTTTATCAACAGCCTAGTCAAATCCGATCCGCGTCTGCCTTTTGGAGGCATCAAACGTTCTGGATACGGACGAGAACTGGGTGTTCAAGGAATTCATGAATTTGTAAACATTAAAACCGTTTGGGTAAAATGA
- a CDS encoding response regulator: MDDMQLSLNNTLPLNANCPVVLVVDDNEDNLLLVSLAVQQFLNCSLIVAADGKTAISLAQLYRPDLILLDIVLPDLNGFEVTASLKQHWQTRTIPIVAVTALAREEECDRILAAGCDGYLSKPYMLEDLEKVIYRYLRTPSLV; the protein is encoded by the coding sequence ATGGATGATATGCAACTCTCCTTGAACAATACTCTGCCGCTTAATGCGAATTGCCCAGTAGTTTTGGTTGTGGATGACAATGAAGACAACTTACTGCTGGTTTCCCTGGCTGTTCAACAATTCTTAAATTGCTCCCTAATCGTTGCCGCAGATGGCAAAACAGCTATATCGCTAGCTCAGCTTTACCGTCCCGATCTAATCTTGTTGGATATTGTTCTGCCTGACTTGAACGGTTTTGAGGTGACCGCGAGCCTCAAGCAGCATTGGCAAACAAGAACAATTCCCATCGTAGCAGTCACAGCTTTGGCAAGAGAAGAAGAATGCGATCGCATTCTAGCAGCAGGTTGCGACGGCTACCTTAGCAAACCCTATATGCTTGAGGACTTAGAAAAAGTCATCTATCGTTATCTACGGACACCATCTCTGGTTTGA
- a CDS encoding DUF2294 domain-containing protein, translating to MDKPRSNLTRQQLEQVFSQRIQDLYRNQVGHQPDKVTCQLFDNKLAIVLENAISRPVQLLAKNDRSNLAQQVRSNVDAAIKPQLVEVIEEVIGVSVVDLLIDTTIETGRTGIIAVLDVSPTVSDASCPTPSQTRDGVRR from the coding sequence ATGGATAAGCCGAGATCGAACCTGACACGACAGCAACTAGAACAAGTTTTTTCGCAACGCATCCAGGATTTGTACCGCAATCAAGTGGGACATCAGCCTGATAAAGTAACTTGCCAGCTGTTTGATAACAAACTTGCGATCGTGTTGGAGAATGCTATCTCCCGTCCTGTGCAACTTCTAGCAAAGAACGATCGCAGCAACTTGGCCCAGCAAGTAAGATCGAATGTTGATGCTGCCATTAAGCCACAGCTTGTGGAGGTAATTGAAGAAGTGATTGGCGTGTCTGTGGTTGACCTGCTCATCGACACTACCATAGAAACTGGTCGTACCGGCATTATCGCCGTTTTGGATGTCTCGCCTACAGTTAGCGATGCAAGCTGTCCCACCCCAAGTCAAACCAGAGATGGTGTCCGTAGATAA
- a CDS encoding response regulator, which produces MEFSLGSSDRPVAQRPLVLAVDDNEDNLVLIGFTLELIGCAFITADTGETAIALAQRYLPDLILLDIMLPDINGIEIVTRLREDTRTKKIPIIAVTALARAEDRTNILAAGCNDYITKPYVVDDLELILRRYLK; this is translated from the coding sequence ATGGAATTTTCTCTTGGCAGCAGCGATCGGCCCGTTGCCCAAAGGCCATTAGTTTTAGCTGTCGATGACAATGAAGATAATTTAGTGCTGATCGGTTTTACGCTCGAGCTGATTGGTTGCGCTTTCATCACTGCTGACACCGGCGAGACGGCTATAGCTTTAGCACAAAGGTATTTGCCAGATCTAATCCTGCTTGATATTATGCTCCCCGACATTAACGGTATAGAGATTGTGACTCGTCTTAGGGAAGATACCCGCACAAAGAAGATTCCAATCATTGCAGTCACCGCTTTAGCAAGAGCAGAAGACCGGACTAACATTCTAGCGGCAGGTTGTAATGATTACATTACTAAGCCTTATGTAGTTGATGATTTGGAACTTATTCTGCGCCGCTACTTGAAGTAA
- a CDS encoding DUF2294 domain-containing protein, whose translation MEKSAPTRGQLERTLSQRIQALYRSQLGHQPSQVTCEIFDSKIVIILEDTVTQPEQFLLNSGQQELAEQVRSDLNTAIQPQLKELIEEVVGVAIIDLLSDAKLDTGRTATIVILDREPEVRDSSTSSKRQK comes from the coding sequence ATGGAAAAATCAGCCCCTACCCGTGGGCAATTAGAGCGAACCCTGTCACAGCGTATCCAGGCTTTATATCGCTCTCAACTGGGCCATCAGCCCAGTCAAGTGACTTGCGAGATTTTTGATTCCAAAATTGTCATAATTTTGGAGGATACAGTTACCCAACCCGAGCAATTTCTGCTTAACAGCGGTCAACAAGAGTTGGCCGAACAGGTACGATCGGATTTAAATACGGCAATTCAACCACAACTCAAGGAATTAATCGAAGAAGTTGTGGGAGTTGCCATAATTGACTTGCTAAGTGATGCTAAATTGGATACAGGCCGTACTGCCACAATTGTTATTTTGGATAGGGAGCCTGAAGTTCGCGATTCTTCTACTAGCTCGAAGCGCCAGAAATAA
- a CDS encoding zinc-dependent dehydrogenase has translation MKAQVFRGVNQLSYEEVPIPQLEADEVLVQVRVVGLCQSDIKKIRYPLYEPPRIFGHETAGVISAVGDGVKKIQVGQRVVVMHHIPCMHCEYCLNDNFSMCDVYKNITTTAGFAPSGGGFAEYVKVPGHIVRNGGLISIPDEVTFEQASFVEPTNCCLKAVKKAQVTPGQTVLVTGAGPIGLMFVMLVKYFGARAIATDLLPSRIEKALAVGAEAAFDARDPELPAKLKALTGGMGVDTTLLAVPSEKAFFQALDCTRKGGKILFFAEFPDRVEIPINPNILYRREIDLMGSYSSSYRVQSLATDIVFNRRIDVDALISDRYPLKNLAQAVEQAIAPNPETYKILIYP, from the coding sequence ATGAAAGCACAGGTATTCAGAGGCGTCAACCAGCTGAGCTACGAAGAGGTGCCAATACCGCAACTGGAAGCGGATGAGGTGCTGGTACAGGTGCGGGTAGTCGGTTTGTGCCAGTCAGATATAAAAAAGATTCGCTATCCGCTTTACGAACCACCGCGCATCTTTGGACACGAAACTGCTGGTGTTATTTCGGCTGTGGGAGATGGAGTCAAAAAGATTCAGGTGGGACAGCGAGTTGTGGTGATGCACCACATTCCCTGTATGCACTGCGAATACTGTCTGAATGACAATTTCTCGATGTGCGATGTTTACAAGAACATCACTACAACTGCTGGGTTTGCTCCCAGCGGTGGCGGCTTTGCGGAATATGTGAAGGTTCCGGGTCACATTGTTCGCAATGGTGGATTGATTTCGATTCCCGATGAGGTGACTTTTGAGCAGGCTAGTTTTGTTGAGCCTACTAACTGTTGTCTTAAGGCGGTTAAAAAAGCTCAAGTTACTCCGGGTCAAACTGTGCTGGTGACTGGTGCGGGGCCGATCGGACTGATGTTCGTGATGTTGGTAAAATATTTTGGAGCTAGGGCTATAGCAACAGACCTCTTGCCATCCCGCATTGAGAAAGCCCTTGCTGTAGGGGCAGAAGCTGCGTTTGATGCTCGCGATCCAGAGTTACCGGCCAAATTAAAAGCACTAACGGGAGGTATGGGAGTTGATACCACTCTCCTAGCTGTTCCCAGCGAAAAAGCTTTCTTCCAAGCACTCGATTGCACGCGCAAGGGTGGGAAGATTCTGTTTTTTGCTGAATTCCCCGATCGGGTGGAAATTCCTATCAATCCCAATATCCTCTATCGTCGCGAAATTGATTTGATGGGCAGCTACAGTTCTTCGTACCGGGTTCAATCTCTGGCGACTGATATTGTGTTCAATCGGCGAATTGATGTGGATGCGTTGATTAGCGATCGCTATCCTCTTAAAAATCTAGCTCAAGCTGTGGAACAAGCGATCGCGCCAAACCCGGAAACCTACAAGATTTTGATTTACCCGTGA
- the hetR gene encoding heterocyst differentiation master regulator HetR produces the protein MSNDLDLIKRLSPSAMDQIMLYLAFSAMRTSGHRHGAFLDAAATAAKCAIYMTYLEQGQNLRMTGHLHHIEPKRVKAIVEEVREALTEGKLLKMLGSQEPRYLIQFPYVWMEQYPWMPGRSRISGTSLTSEEKRQIEEKLPPLLPDAQLVNSFQFMELIEFLHNRSQQDLPLERQVPLSEALAEHIKRRLIYAGTVTRIDCPWGLPFYALTRASYSPSDDEERTFIMVEDTARYFRLMKGWQERQRYVMRLLEELDIPLDRVDRALEELDEVIRQWADRHHREGGEQMILQMVFGPKDD, from the coding sequence ATGAGCAATGACCTCGATCTGATCAAACGCCTCAGCCCTAGTGCAATGGATCAGATCATGCTTTATCTGGCCTTTAGTGCCATGAGAACGAGTGGGCACCGGCATGGGGCGTTTCTAGATGCAGCGGCGACAGCGGCAAAATGCGCCATTTACATGACCTATCTGGAGCAGGGCCAAAACCTGCGAATGACAGGTCATTTGCACCATATTGAGCCGAAACGGGTTAAGGCAATAGTTGAGGAAGTTAGGGAAGCTCTGACTGAAGGTAAGCTGTTGAAGATGCTGGGTTCTCAGGAGCCCCGCTATCTGATTCAGTTTCCTTATGTCTGGATGGAACAGTATCCGTGGATGCCAGGGCGATCGCGCATTTCCGGTACTAGCCTCACATCCGAGGAGAAACGGCAGATTGAGGAAAAACTCCCCCCTCTTCTGCCGGACGCTCAACTGGTCAACTCCTTTCAATTCATGGAATTGATCGAATTTCTCCACAACCGCTCTCAGCAAGATTTGCCGCTGGAACGACAAGTGCCTTTGAGCGAAGCTTTGGCAGAGCATATCAAGCGTCGCCTGATCTACGCCGGGACGGTGACGCGAATTGATTGTCCTTGGGGGCTGCCTTTCTACGCCCTCACCCGCGCTTCTTACTCGCCCTCAGACGATGAGGAGCGCACTTTCATCATGGTTGAGGATACGGCCAGGTATTTCCGTCTGATGAAAGGTTGGCAAGAGCGACAGCGCTATGTGATGAGACTTTTGGAGGAGTTGGATATTCCGCTCGATCGCGTCGATCGGGCCTTAGAGGAACTCGATGAGGTCATTCGCCAATGGGCCGATCGGCATCACCGAGAAGGCGGAGAGCAGATGATTTTACAGATGGTTTTTGGCCCGAAAGATGACTGA
- a CDS encoding RRP8 family class I SAM-dependent methyltransferase: protein MSSYLILCSSLQNAIAWLERLASGEVQIITRPEIIVPIPDTNPAEVQQRLARYGDFSTLNRHWNQTHSATTHQRLQENPEEWAQYHTLYQKSRKDWAVIPYEEMIRWCQQRSDYTIGDFGCGEAKLAEAVSDRHTVYSFDHIAINNNAIACDMAHVPLDDETLDVAIFSLSLMGSNFTDYLREAHRTLKLDGQLHIIESTSRFSDKGQFRTDLENLGFTVISIQDMWKFTHIRAIKTERF, encoded by the coding sequence ATGTCATCATACCTTATCCTCTGCTCAAGCTTACAAAATGCGATCGCCTGGTTAGAACGTCTTGCATCTGGCGAAGTCCAAATCATCACCCGCCCGGAAATCATTGTCCCCATTCCAGATACCAACCCAGCCGAAGTACAGCAACGACTGGCGCGTTACGGCGACTTCTCCACCCTCAACCGCCACTGGAACCAAACCCACAGCGCCACCACTCACCAACGCTTACAGGAAAATCCAGAAGAGTGGGCGCAATACCATACTTTGTATCAAAAGTCAAGAAAAGATTGGGCTGTAATCCCATACGAGGAGATGATTCGTTGGTGTCAACAACGTAGCGACTACACCATTGGCGATTTTGGTTGCGGTGAAGCGAAATTAGCTGAGGCAGTTTCAGATAGACATACAGTTTACAGCTTTGACCATATTGCTATTAATAATAATGCGATCGCTTGCGATATGGCGCACGTTCCGCTAGATGATGAAACTCTAGATGTGGCTATTTTTTCTCTTTCTTTGATGGGTTCAAATTTCACCGACTATCTGCGGGAAGCGCATCGTACTCTGAAACTTGACGGTCAATTACATATTATCGAATCAACTTCACGGTTTAGCGACAAAGGTCAATTCCGAACTGACTTAGAAAATTTGGGATTTACCGTTATCAGCATTCAGGATATGTGGAAATTTACCCACATCCGTGCTATCAAGACCGAGAGATTTTAA